One genomic segment of Protaetiibacter intestinalis includes these proteins:
- a CDS encoding serine/threonine-protein kinase — MNRRSAATPPVLPGFSYVRPLGSGGFADVFLYEQEMPRRVVAVKVLLADALNPEVLSSFAAEADVMARLSAHPSILTIYQASISADGRPYLATEFCPDSYGVRYKQAPASLAETLDVGVRMASALETAHRAGVLHRDVKPTNVLIASLGTPVLADFGIAASLSAADDGDESFAMSVPWSAPEVVSGSTSGTVASEVWSLGATLYTLLAGRSPFASDDKTKNTRDAMISRIIRAHYTELGRADVPPAVEELLRSTMAKDPSKRPESMAALAEKLRWLQYELGQVPSPIEIAGGLGAGVSAASAGAPRGPVITTVNPDSRRAARAAAASGRDPDAATRRASARRPIGLVVGLAVGAVVLVGAVVAVLLAVGVI, encoded by the coding sequence ATGAATCGACGCTCTGCAGCGACCCCGCCCGTGCTCCCCGGGTTCAGCTACGTGCGCCCGCTCGGCTCGGGCGGTTTCGCCGACGTGTTCCTCTACGAGCAGGAGATGCCGCGGCGGGTCGTCGCGGTCAAGGTGCTGCTCGCGGATGCGCTGAATCCCGAGGTGCTGAGCTCGTTCGCCGCCGAGGCGGACGTCATGGCGCGGCTCTCGGCGCATCCGTCGATCCTCACGATCTACCAGGCGAGCATCTCCGCCGACGGCCGCCCGTACCTCGCGACCGAGTTCTGCCCCGACTCCTACGGGGTGCGCTACAAGCAGGCGCCGGCCTCGCTCGCCGAGACGCTCGACGTGGGGGTGCGGATGGCGAGCGCACTCGAGACGGCGCACCGCGCGGGCGTGCTGCACCGCGACGTGAAGCCCACGAACGTGCTCATCGCGAGCCTCGGCACGCCCGTGCTCGCCGACTTCGGCATCGCGGCGTCGCTCTCGGCGGCCGACGACGGCGACGAGTCGTTCGCGATGTCGGTGCCGTGGAGCGCGCCCGAGGTGGTGAGCGGCTCGACCTCCGGCACCGTCGCGAGCGAGGTGTGGTCGCTCGGGGCGACGCTCTACACGCTGCTCGCTGGGCGCAGCCCCTTCGCCTCCGACGACAAGACCAAGAACACCCGCGACGCGATGATCTCGCGCATCATCCGGGCGCACTACACGGAGCTCGGCCGGGCGGATGTGCCGCCCGCGGTCGAGGAGCTGCTGCGGTCGACGATGGCGAAGGATCCGTCGAAGCGTCCCGAGTCGATGGCGGCGCTCGCCGAGAAGCTGCGCTGGCTGCAGTACGAGCTCGGCCAGGTGCCCTCGCCCATCGAGATCGCGGGCGGGCTCGGTGCGGGCGTCTCGGCGGCGTCGGCCGGGGCGCCGCGCGGCCCCGTCATCACGACCGTCAACCCCGACTCGCGTCGGGCGGCACGCGCCGCCGCCGCGAGCGGTCGAGACCCGGACGCCGCCACGCGCCGGGCGTCGGCTCGCCGGCCTATTGGACTCGTGGTCGGGCTGGCCGTGGGGGCGGTCGTGCTGGTGGGCGCCGTCGTCGCGGTGCTGCTCGCGGTCGGGGTGATCTGA
- a CDS encoding WXG100 family type VII secretion target has protein sequence MANVISAEEGALRRGAQAVNTAKAGIDQEAKKVRGEIDQLRGFWSGSAATAFTGLMNSWDEKARNLNEVLVTLEAALSGTERDQAASEEQHQQTISGLGSLMS, from the coding sequence ATGGCCAACGTCATCTCAGCCGAAGAAGGAGCCCTGCGTCGCGGGGCCCAGGCTGTCAACACCGCGAAAGCGGGCATCGATCAAGAAGCGAAGAAGGTGCGCGGCGAGATCGACCAGCTGCGCGGCTTCTGGTCCGGCTCGGCCGCCACGGCCTTCACCGGACTCATGAACAGCTGGGACGAGAAGGCCCGCAACCTCAACGAGGTGCTCGTCACCCTCGAGGCGGCCCTGTCCGGCACCGAACGCGACCAGGCTGCCTCCGAGGAGCAGCACCAGCAGACGATCTCGGGCCTCGGCTCGCTGATGAGCTAG
- a CDS encoding WXG100 family type VII secretion target, producing MSMQSMSVDPAQVSALAAQIRNGASGIKSQLDTLESEVGKLRASWSGEAQTSYDQAQAKWTKSLGEMQQLLEQIASKTDEISSQYTQTDKSAAGRFAL from the coding sequence ATGAGCATGCAGTCGATGTCGGTCGACCCGGCACAGGTATCCGCTCTCGCCGCCCAGATCCGCAACGGCGCCTCGGGCATCAAGAGCCAGCTCGACACGCTCGAGTCCGAGGTCGGCAAGCTCCGCGCATCCTGGAGCGGCGAGGCGCAGACCTCGTACGACCAGGCGCAGGCGAAGTGGACGAAGTCGCTCGGCGAGATGCAGCAGCTGCTCGAGCAGATCGCGTCGAAGACCGACGAGATCTCGTCGCAGTACACCCAGACCGACAAGTCCGCCGCGGGACGCTTCGCCCTCTGA
- a CDS encoding FHA domain-containing protein, which produces MAGASPFGATTCWNCGQAMRLGAERCLYCGVTLAAGPAGGAPAAAAEVAAASPAPPAPVAAPAPAASAPQAGAPLISVGAPIVVAPRVRQAPTPLPSEFAGTVAGVGRQLLAWAIDVLAAVGLAAGVGLLTGSLVFAVVALVEAAVLLWVIEARTGATLGNLLLRVRASRDEAPLSPGAARAGAWRLTVLAGALVGLVVGGAVVVASGFADGSGQHRSWADRLAGTRRVVPLPRAARQAASVAAPPVTTVSAPTMVAPAVLLADDLEISADRTDAPPAVAGVAPLVPPAAVPLVADPATAVAPVAEEAPEVLAGVVAPDLEAASGVESTVVTVLPSGVSTLLLVFDTGQRERVPTPAAINLGRAPTGTEPGDRAIKVQDPESTVSKSHVRIEHSRGQTWVVDLGSTNGTTLLGDDGTTTRLQKGERRELEEGARVRIGNRTFTVNLILGGEG; this is translated from the coding sequence ATGGCGGGAGCGAGTCCCTTCGGGGCCACCACGTGCTGGAACTGCGGCCAGGCCATGCGGCTCGGCGCCGAGCGCTGCCTGTACTGCGGCGTGACGCTGGCCGCGGGACCCGCGGGCGGCGCGCCCGCGGCTGCGGCGGAGGTGGCCGCCGCAAGCCCCGCGCCGCCCGCGCCGGTCGCCGCCCCGGCACCCGCCGCATCCGCCCCGCAGGCCGGGGCGCCGCTCATCTCCGTCGGGGCGCCCATCGTCGTCGCCCCGCGGGTGCGGCAGGCGCCCACCCCGCTGCCGTCGGAGTTCGCCGGCACGGTCGCGGGCGTCGGACGCCAGCTGCTCGCCTGGGCGATCGACGTGCTCGCCGCGGTGGGACTCGCCGCGGGCGTCGGGCTGCTCACCGGCAGCCTCGTCTTCGCCGTCGTCGCGCTCGTCGAGGCCGCCGTGCTGCTGTGGGTGATCGAGGCGCGCACCGGCGCGACGCTCGGCAACCTGCTGCTGCGGGTGCGCGCCTCGCGCGACGAGGCACCCCTCTCGCCGGGCGCCGCCCGGGCGGGCGCCTGGCGCCTCACGGTGCTCGCCGGCGCGCTCGTGGGGCTCGTGGTGGGCGGGGCCGTCGTGGTCGCATCCGGCTTCGCCGACGGATCCGGTCAGCACCGCAGCTGGGCCGACCGCCTCGCGGGAACCCGGCGCGTGGTGCCGCTGCCGCGGGCTGCCCGGCAGGCCGCATCCGTCGCTGCGCCGCCCGTGACCACGGTGTCGGCGCCGACGATGGTCGCGCCGGCGGTGCTGCTCGCCGACGACCTCGAGATCTCGGCCGACCGCACCGACGCCCCGCCCGCCGTGGCGGGGGTCGCGCCCCTCGTCCCCCCCGCGGCGGTGCCGCTCGTCGCCGACCCCGCGACCGCGGTCGCCCCCGTCGCCGAGGAGGCGCCCGAGGTGCTCGCGGGTGTCGTCGCGCCCGACCTCGAGGCGGCGAGCGGGGTCGAGTCGACCGTCGTGACGGTGCTGCCGAGCGGCGTCTCGACCCTGCTGCTCGTCTTCGACACGGGCCAGCGCGAGCGCGTGCCGACACCCGCCGCCATCAACCTGGGGCGCGCCCCGACCGGCACCGAGCCGGGCGACCGCGCGATCAAGGTGCAGGACCCGGAGTCGACGGTCTCCAAGAGCCACGTGCGCATCGAGCACTCGCGCGGCCAGACCTGGGTGGTCGACCTCGGCTCGACCAACGGCACCACCCTGCTCGGCGACGACGGCACGACCACCCGCCTCCAGAAGGGCGAACGGCGCGAACTGGAGGAGGGCGCCCGCGTGCGCATCGGCAACCGCACCTTCACCGTCAACCTCATCCTGGGCGGTGAGGGCTGA
- the eccCa gene encoding type VII secretion protein EccCa has translation MAGNRLAPPRLPSGKVQVQPPPTIQPADGGGLIQTLLPALGSLGAIIMVVTTNAGPTGLLTGGMFLISSLGFVGVNGWRQRSQRNAQILTARRDYLRYISELRETVRVAGRQQRRHTNWMNPAPDTLTYLAEDRTRVWERSPSDADFLSVRLGTSDQPLCIQLEAPPLPDLTQLDPVAASSAHRFMLAHEVERELPLAYGLRSYSRVELLGDEEHVRAMARAMISSIATLHHPEAVQLVVVSEPATLDRWEWVKWLPHAHSRVASDAIGPARLIGSEWAELLGMLPADLRERPRFAADSAPLLPHLVVVTDGARIPPGDPILGPDGMVGVTVIDLPATWGELESPQVLRVLAEEGEVLTTTSRVTQVAFDTLSVAEAEATARRLMPLYAGPASGAPGQAAATTTQLELVDLLGLPDVRDIDFSLAWQPRLERDRLRVPIGQSPDGGPVVLDIKEAAQQGMGPHGLIIGATGSGKSEVLRTMVLALALTHSPEQLNFVLVDFKGGATFAGMSEMPHVSAIITNLGEELTLVDRMQDALQGEVTRRQELLRAAGNFANVSDYEKARRGGRTDLAPLPALLIVADEFSEMLTAKPEFADTFVMIGRVGRSLQVHLLLSSQRLEEGKLRGLDTHLSYRIGLRTFSAAESRTVLGVPDAFTLPSIPGVGYLKFTTDSMTQFRAAYVSAPPPRRKRQAAAAGGATAASAEIELFRAAPVIRTVEEEDSAPVPTAGPAEPEEKRNTFEIAVERMSGLGPMAHRVWLPPLEVPPSLDELMPDLAEDPQLGLVSPRWRAVGNLTIPLGITDIPLEQRRESFAISLGGAGGHMAIVGAPLSGKSTLARTVVVSLALTMTPREVQFYIADFGGGTFAGLTGFPHIAGVATRSEPDVVRRMISEITGIVDAREQYFRVNNIDSIDTYRMRRAEGRVDDGYGDVFLVVDGWATLRAEFEAYEPAIQALAARGLTYGIHVVITAARWMEIRASLKDLIGTRVELRLGDASDSEVDRKVAAAVPTRPGRGLDPRRLHMITALPRVDGSGDPTTLANGVEELVARANAAWTGTPGPKLRLLPELITLDEVRAAAPATEAKTAWLGVDEASIAPFGLDLHAEPHLYLYGDADSGKSSMLRGFVSEIVRQYGPKEAKIFVVDYRRSLLGEIPETHLGAYLTSHEQATGGMAELAAFFQSRMPGPEVTAEQLRTRSWWTGAEGFVLVDDYDLVSTSQGNPVAALAPLLAQAADVGLHLIVTRRTGGASRAAYDAVIQRFTDLGVTGILLSGNPEEGQLIGKVKPQLANPGRAQIVSRDRGVFAGQLAYSPPTQE, from the coding sequence ATGGCCGGCAACCGGCTCGCGCCGCCGCGGCTGCCGAGCGGCAAGGTGCAGGTGCAACCGCCGCCCACCATCCAGCCCGCCGACGGCGGGGGACTCATCCAGACCCTGCTGCCCGCGCTCGGCTCGCTCGGCGCGATCATCATGGTCGTCACGACGAACGCCGGTCCCACGGGCCTGCTCACCGGCGGCATGTTCCTCATCTCCTCGCTCGGCTTCGTGGGGGTCAACGGCTGGCGGCAACGCTCGCAGCGCAACGCGCAGATCCTCACGGCGCGCCGCGACTACCTGCGCTACATCTCCGAGCTGCGCGAGACGGTGCGCGTGGCCGGACGCCAACAGCGCCGGCACACCAACTGGATGAACCCGGCGCCCGACACCCTCACCTACCTCGCCGAGGACCGCACGCGCGTCTGGGAGCGCTCGCCCTCGGACGCCGACTTCCTCTCGGTGCGGCTCGGCACCTCCGACCAGCCGCTGTGCATCCAACTCGAGGCGCCGCCGCTGCCCGACCTCACCCAGCTCGACCCGGTGGCGGCCTCCTCGGCCCACCGCTTCATGCTCGCGCACGAGGTCGAGCGCGAACTGCCCCTCGCCTACGGGCTGCGGAGCTACTCGCGCGTCGAACTGCTCGGCGACGAGGAGCACGTGCGCGCGATGGCGCGCGCGATGATCAGCTCGATCGCGACACTGCACCACCCCGAGGCGGTGCAGCTCGTGGTCGTCTCCGAGCCCGCCACCCTCGACCGCTGGGAGTGGGTGAAGTGGCTGCCGCACGCGCACTCGCGCGTCGCCTCGGATGCCATCGGCCCGGCCCGCCTCATCGGCTCGGAGTGGGCGGAACTGCTCGGGATGCTGCCCGCCGACCTGCGCGAGCGGCCGCGCTTCGCCGCCGACAGCGCCCCCCTGCTGCCGCACCTCGTCGTCGTGACCGACGGCGCCCGCATCCCCCCGGGCGACCCGATCCTCGGCCCCGACGGCATGGTCGGGGTCACCGTCATCGACCTGCCCGCCACCTGGGGCGAGCTCGAGAGCCCGCAGGTGCTGCGGGTGCTCGCCGAGGAGGGCGAGGTGCTCACGACCACCTCGCGCGTCACGCAGGTCGCCTTCGACACCCTGAGCGTCGCCGAGGCGGAGGCGACCGCACGCCGGCTCATGCCGCTCTACGCGGGCCCGGCATCCGGGGCGCCCGGCCAGGCCGCCGCCACGACCACCCAGCTCGAGCTCGTCGACCTGCTCGGGCTGCCCGACGTGCGCGACATCGACTTCAGCCTCGCCTGGCAGCCGCGCCTCGAACGCGACCGGCTGCGGGTGCCGATCGGCCAGTCGCCCGACGGCGGACCCGTCGTGCTCGACATCAAGGAGGCCGCCCAGCAGGGCATGGGCCCGCACGGTCTCATCATCGGCGCCACCGGATCCGGCAAGTCGGAGGTGCTGCGCACCATGGTGCTCGCCCTCGCCCTCACCCACTCGCCCGAGCAGCTCAACTTCGTGCTCGTCGACTTCAAGGGCGGCGCGACCTTCGCCGGCATGTCCGAGATGCCGCACGTCTCGGCCATCATCACCAACCTCGGCGAGGAGCTCACGCTCGTCGACCGCATGCAGGACGCCCTGCAGGGCGAGGTGACCCGCCGCCAGGAGCTGCTGCGCGCGGCCGGCAACTTCGCCAACGTGAGCGACTACGAGAAGGCCCGCCGCGGCGGCCGCACCGACCTCGCCCCGCTGCCCGCGCTGCTCATCGTGGCCGACGAGTTCTCCGAGATGCTCACCGCGAAGCCCGAGTTCGCCGACACCTTCGTCATGATCGGCCGCGTGGGCCGCTCGCTGCAGGTGCACCTGCTGCTGTCGTCGCAGCGCCTCGAGGAGGGCAAGCTGCGCGGGCTCGACACGCACCTCTCCTACCGCATCGGTCTGCGCACCTTCTCGGCCGCCGAGTCCCGCACCGTGCTGGGCGTGCCCGACGCGTTCACGCTGCCGTCGATCCCCGGCGTCGGCTACCTCAAGTTCACGACCGACTCGATGACCCAGTTCCGCGCCGCCTACGTCTCCGCACCTCCCCCGCGACGCAAGCGTCAGGCCGCCGCGGCGGGCGGGGCGACCGCCGCGAGCGCCGAGATCGAGCTGTTCCGGGCGGCCCCCGTCATCCGCACCGTCGAGGAGGAGGACTCGGCGCCCGTGCCGACGGCGGGCCCCGCCGAGCCGGAGGAGAAGCGCAACACCTTCGAGATCGCCGTCGAGCGGATGAGCGGGCTGGGGCCGATGGCGCACCGGGTCTGGCTCCCGCCGCTCGAGGTGCCGCCGAGCCTCGACGAGCTCATGCCCGACCTCGCCGAGGATCCGCAGCTCGGTCTCGTGTCGCCCCGCTGGCGCGCGGTCGGCAACCTCACCATCCCGCTCGGCATCACCGACATCCCCCTCGAACAGCGCCGCGAGAGCTTCGCGATCTCGCTCGGCGGGGCGGGCGGCCACATGGCGATCGTGGGCGCGCCGCTGTCGGGCAAGTCGACGCTCGCGCGCACGGTGGTCGTGTCGCTCGCGCTCACCATGACGCCGCGCGAGGTGCAGTTCTACATCGCCGACTTCGGCGGCGGCACCTTCGCGGGCCTCACCGGCTTCCCGCACATCGCGGGCGTCGCCACGCGCTCCGAACCGGATGTCGTGCGCCGGATGATCTCCGAGATCACCGGCATCGTGGACGCGCGCGAGCAGTACTTCCGCGTCAACAACATCGACTCGATCGACACCTACCGGATGCGCCGCGCCGAGGGTCGGGTCGACGACGGGTACGGCGACGTGTTCCTCGTCGTCGACGGCTGGGCGACGCTGCGCGCCGAGTTCGAGGCGTACGAGCCCGCCATCCAGGCGCTCGCGGCGCGCGGCCTCACCTACGGCATCCACGTGGTCATCACGGCGGCGCGCTGGATGGAGATCCGCGCGAGCCTCAAGGACCTCATCGGCACGCGCGTCGAGCTGCGACTCGGCGACGCGAGCGACTCCGAGGTGGATCGCAAGGTCGCGGCCGCCGTGCCGACCCGCCCCGGCCGGGGCCTCGACCCCCGCAGGCTGCACATGATCACGGCCCTGCCGCGGGTGGACGGCTCGGGCGACCCGACGACCCTCGCGAACGGCGTCGAGGAGCTCGTCGCGCGCGCGAACGCGGCCTGGACCGGCACGCCCGGCCCGAAGCTGCGCCTGCTGCCCGAGCTCATCACCCTCGACGAGGTGCGCGCCGCGGCCCCCGCGACGGAGGCGAAGACCGCGTGGCTGGGCGTCGACGAGGCATCCATCGCCCCCTTCGGGCTCGACCTGCACGCCGAGCCGCACCTCTATCTCTACGGGGATGCCGATTCCGGCAAGTCGTCGATGCTGCGCGGCTTCGTCTCCGAGATCGTGCGCCAGTACGGGCCGAAGGAGGCGAAGATCTTCGTCGTCGACTACCGGCGCTCGCTGCTCGGCGAGATCCCCGAGACGCACCTCGGCGCCTACCTCACCTCGCACGAGCAGGCGACGGGCGGCATGGCCGAGCTCGCCGCGTTCTTCCAGAGCCGGATGCCGGGACCGGAGGTCACGGCCGAGCAGTTGCGCACGCGCAGCTGGTGGACGGGCGCCGAGGGCTTCGTGCTCGTCGACGACTACGACCTCGTGTCGACCTCGCAGGGCAACCCGGTGGCGGCCCTCGCGCCGCTGCTCGCCCAGGCGGCCGACGTGGGGCTGCACCTCATCGTGACGCGGCGCACGGGCGGTGCGAGCCGGGCGGCCTACGACGCCGTCATCCAGCGCTTCACCGACCTGGGCGTCACCGGCATCCTGCTCTCGGGCAACCCCGAGGAGGGTCAGCTGATCGGCAAGGTCAAGCCGCAGCTCGCGAACCCCGGCCGCGCGCAGATCGTGAGCCGGGATCGCGGGGTGTTCGCGGGCCAGCTGGCCTACTCGCCGCCGACCCAGGAGTGA
- a CDS encoding TetR/AcrR family transcriptional regulator, with amino-acid sequence MTPTDTPVAPAPAATSRRRDAENNRLALLAAAGTVLNRDPDASLDAIAAEAGLSRRALYGHFATRDDLIHSLLAHRVSRLLAAVEQVEHPDTPTLLALIGVVMWREVEAVRVMAQFTVRGSHQRELAYALTPLRDRVRHAVAVGAATGRIRDDIDPPILARLVEGAVLSVLDEATRSAIDVPTGDRLVALSVLGMLGFGAAEAHALIDATPELRS; translated from the coding sequence GTGACCCCGACAGACACCCCCGTCGCCCCCGCGCCCGCAGCCACCAGCCGCCGACGCGACGCCGAGAACAACCGCCTCGCGCTGCTCGCCGCCGCCGGCACCGTGCTCAACCGCGACCCCGACGCCTCCCTCGACGCCATCGCCGCCGAGGCCGGCCTCAGCCGACGCGCCCTCTACGGGCACTTCGCGACACGCGACGACCTCATCCACTCGCTGCTCGCCCACCGCGTGAGCCGACTGCTCGCCGCCGTCGAACAGGTCGAGCACCCCGACACCCCGACCCTGCTCGCCCTCATCGGCGTCGTCATGTGGCGCGAGGTCGAGGCCGTGCGCGTCATGGCCCAGTTCACGGTGCGCGGCAGCCACCAGCGCGAACTCGCCTACGCCCTCACCCCGCTGCGCGACCGCGTGCGGCACGCCGTCGCCGTCGGGGCGGCGACCGGCCGCATCCGCGACGACATCGACCCGCCGATCCTCGCCCGCCTCGTCGAGGGTGCCGTGCTCTCGGTGCTCGACGAGGCCACCCGCTCGGCCATCGACGTGCCCACCGGCGACCGCCTCGTCGCCCTCTCCGTGCTCGGGATGCTCGGCTTCGGCGCCGCCGAGGCGCACGCCCTCATCGACGCCACCCCGGAGCTGCGCTCATGA